The following is a genomic window from Geobacillus subterraneus.
ATATGATCACCATGGGGGACGACTATGCGGTGATGGATAGCGAGGAATTCAGACAGTTTTTTTCCCAATATTCCCTTGTCGTCGGTTCGACAGGGAACTTGGGCTTGAGCATCGGCATCATCGGGGCAAAGCTTGGATTCCGCGTCACCGTTCATATGTCAGCCGATGCGAAACAATGGAAAAAAGACTTGTTGCGAAGCAAAGGGGTCACCGTCATCGAACATCTCACCGATTACAACAAAGTGGTGGAAGAGGCGCGAAGACAGTCCGCCGAGGATCCAACGTCGTATTTTATCGATGATGAAAACTCGATCCATCTGTTTTTAGGCTATGCGGTGGCGGCGTTTCGGCTGAAAAAGCAATTAGAGGACATGAACATCACGGTTGATGAAAAACACCCGCTCTTTGTGTATCTTCCTTGCGGCGTCGGCGGCGGTCCGGGCGGGGTGACGTTTGGGCTGAAGCTCGTGTACGGCGATCATGTGCATTGCTTTTTCGCTGAGCCGACGCATTCGCCTTGCATGCTGCTTGGGTTGATGACAGGAGAGCACGACCGCGTGTCGGTGCAAGATTTTGGCCTCGACAATAAGACCGAAGCGGACGGGCTGGCGGTGGGGCGGCCGTCGCGGCTGGTGGGGAACATGCTTGAGAACGTCATCAGCGGCGTCTATACGGTGGACGATGCGACGCTTTACCGCTTGCTCGCGGCGATGGTGGAAACGGAGGAAATCTATTTAGAGCCGTCCGCCTTGGCGGGGGTGGCGGGGCCTGTTCGGCTGTTTCGTGATTTGGCGGGGCAAACGTACGTAGAGGCAAACGGTTTGAAAGAAAAGATGAAAAACGCCGTCCATATTGGCTGGGCGACAGGCGGAAGCATGGTGCCAAAGGATGTGATGGAGGCCTATTATCGGGAAGGCGTGCGCATCGAAACGATGACAGGGAACGGTTTTTCTGAAGGACGATAAGATCATTCCATGGAGTTTTGAAACGAATGCATGAAATGTTGGAGGGGTTCGATGAAAACCGAAAAAGAAAAGATGGTGGCGGGACACTTGTACAATCCTGCTGATCCGGAGCTCGTCAAGGAGCGGGAGCGGGCGCGGCGGCTCGTTCGTTTGTATAATGAAACGTTGGAAACGGAATATGAAAAGCGAACCGCTCTGCTCAAAGAACTGTTCGGTTCAACGGGAGAACGGCTGTTTATCGAGCCGAACTTCCGCTGCGACTACGGCTATAACATTCACGTCGGCGAAAACTTTTTTATGAACTTTGATGGCGTGATTTTGGATGTATGTGAAGTGCGAATCGGCGACCATTGCTTCATCGGTCCCGGTGTGCACATTTATACGGCGACTCACCCGCTCGATCCGCACGAACGAAATTCCGGGTTGGAGTACGGAAAGCCGGTTGTGATCGGCCATAACGTCTGGATCGGCGGGCGGGCCGTCATCAATCCGGGCGTCACGATCGGCGACAACGCTGTCATTGCCTCAGGGGCGGTCGTGACAAAAGATGTCCCCGCCAACGCGGTCGTTGGCGGAAACCCGGCGAAAGTGATCAAATGGCTCAAATAGCCCAAGGCCGCGCCCCGCGCAAAGCATGTGCGGGGCGTTTGGTTGCATCATCCTTCTTTGTTACGCCCACTGCACCGCCACCGCCCGAACAGGCGAACCGTCGCAGCCAGGCAAGGAAAGGGGGAGGGCAATAATATACGGATCATCAAAATCGATTCGCTCGAAGTTCACGAAATTTTCTCCGATCACCCCGTTGGCGCCAAGAATAAGTTCGTGGGCGCGGAACGACGAGCCGTCCGGCGGGTCGATGTTGAGCGCGTCGATGAAAAACGTCCGCACGCCTCGCTCCAGCATCGCTTCAATCACCTCCGGCGCAACGTACGGATGGGAAAAATACCGCTTTGTTCCGGCGTATTGCGACCAGCCGGTATGAAACAACACAATGGTTCCCGGCGACAGCTTCGGGATATACGGAGCGGCATCGGCCATCGTCACCGCTTCGCCTTCCGCTTTTCCGGTGGCATTGATCACGACGCCGCGGCCAAGAAAATACGTGAGCGGCACGTCATCGAGCCGCCAACCGTGTTCGCAAAAGTGAAACGGCGCATCCACATGCGTGCCGCTGTGCGACCCAAGCACCAAGCGGCTGACGTGATAGCCGTCTTGGGCGAACGTCGCTGCCGGTTCGATTTTAGGCTTCGGATCCCCCGGGTACACCGGAGTTTGGGCCGTGATCGGCATGGTGAGGTCGATGAGTGTTTTGATGTTCATTTCCAAATCTCCTTCTACACTATTTTTGGCTGCTTTTATCATACAACAAAAACATAGGAGAAGGAGGAATTAGAAAGCCATCATCATGCCTTGCGGGGCTGAACGGTTAGCTGAGGAAATGTTGCGCCGAACGTTGGGCGGCCGGTGACCAAGGGCTATGTTGCTTGTCTTTCCGCGAACAGGGGCAAGCAGTTTGGCGGCAAACCGAGCGACGGAGTGTTATCATAGAGAGGGGAGGGGAACGTCACCCGTAACGAGAGAGGCGAATGATGGCGCTGCATGGCAACGGACGGCTTTCGTAAACAAAGGACAAGTGGAAGGATTTTCACGCGCGATGGCGAATGAAACAAATAAACAGGGCATGCGGGACATATACTGAAGGGGAAAATTTCGGCCGCGTGCTTAAAAGAAGGGAAGGGTGAAAAGATGTCAATCGCGGTGCAGAAACAGAAGCTATACATCAACGGCGAATGGCGGGAAGGGAAGTCTTACACTGAACTGAAATCACCGTATTCACGCGAGACGATCGCCGAGATCCCGGCTGCATCGGAAGAAGAAGTTGACGAAGCGATCGCGGCGGCGTACGCCGCGCGGCAAACGATGGCCGCTATGCCTGCTCATGAGCGGGCCGCCATTTTAGAGCGGGTTGTCGAGCAGCTGAAAGCGCGGCAGGAAGAAGCGGCAAGGTTGATCGCACTGGAAGCAGCCAAACCGATCATCACGGCGAAAGGGGAAGTCGCCCGCACGATTCAAACGTACAAATTCGCCGCCGAAGAAGCGAAGCGCATTCACGGGGAAACGCTGCCGCTTGACGCCGCGCCGGGCGGGGAACATCGCATCGCCTTGACGGTCCGCGAGCCGATCGGCGTCATTGGAGCGATTACGCCGTTTAACTTCCCGATGAACTTGGTGGCCCATAAACTTGGCCCGGCCATCGCCTCGGGCAACACCGTTGTGTTGAAGCCAGCCAGCCAAACGCCGCTGTCCGCCTACTTTATTGCCGAACTGTTCGAAAAAGCCGGTTTGCCGAAAGGGGCGCTCAACGTCGTCACGGGAAGCGGCCGCACGGTCGGCGACAAAATCGTCACCGACCCGCGCATCAGCATGATCACCTTCACCGGCAGCCCGGAAGTCGGCATCGCGATCCGCAATAAGGCGGGCTTAAAGCGGGTGACGCTCGAGCTCGGCTCGAACTCGGCCGTGATCGTCGATGAACAGGTCGATCTTGACCGCATCATCCCGCGCTGCGTGTTCGGTGCGTTCACGTTCCAAGGGCAGGTGTGCATTTCACTCCAGCGCATTTACGTGCATGAGAATTGTTATGACGAATTCGTTGAGAAATTTGTCACGGCGGCCAAACAATTGAAGACGGGTGACCCGCTCGATCCGAATACCGATGTGTCGGCCTTAATTACGCCAAATGACGTCGATCGGGCGCTCTCTTGGATCGAAGAGGCGAAACAAGGCGGCGCCAACGTTGTTCTTGGCGGCGAACGCGACGGCAACATCCTGCTTCCGACCGTCATTGTCGACGCCGAACCGACGATGAAAGTGTCGTGCCAAGAAGTGTTCGCCCCGATTGTGTTGATCAACCGCGTCCGCTCAATCGACGAGGCGATCGAGCTCGTGAACGACTCGCGCTATGGCTTGCAGGCGGGCGTGTACACGGACAACGTCCATACGGCATGGAAAGCGGCGAAACAATTGCACGTCGGTGGCGTGCTCATTAACGACATCCCGACGTTCCGCGTCGACCATATGCCGTACGGCGGCGTGAAAGAAAGCGGGTTCGGCCGTGAAGGCATTCGTTATGCGATTGAAGAAATGACGGAGTTGAAGTTGATTATTTTTAACGAAAACTAAAATTATAGATGGAAAAAGTTAGGGTAAATGAGGGGTCCGATTGGAGATGGGTTGTTTCCTTTGTTTGCGTGGCTTCTGCCGTTTGTGCTGTTTGTGGCAGTTAATATGGATCGCCTTCTCCATCGGGAGTATGGGGTGCCGGCTCGAACGGATCGAGCGGCTGCTTGCTGCTTTAGGCGAGGAGAAAGGACGGCTGTAAAGAAAGCAGGCAAACATACACGGTAAAATGCAATGAAAGGGAGGGTGCCTTGACTGCGGGCACCCAGTTTTTCATGCACAAAAAAGGAATTTTGCCCTCCGATCGGGAAATGAATAAATGAATGATGATTCAGAGGGGGAGAACGATGGAAACAGTTGTTTTGACATTTGACCAAAACAAAGCAATACTGGAACTCAATCGCCCGCAGGCGCTCAATGCGATGGATGTACAAATGTTGCATGAGCTCGTCGACGCGCTGCGGAAAATCAAGGAAAGCGACGCTTCCGTTGTCGTCATTCGCGGCAAAGGAAGAGGATTTTCGGCTGGGGGCGACATTAAGACGATGCTCGCTGTCGATGATCCAAACCAGTTTCAGACGGTGATGAATACGATTCGGGAGATGATCATACTCTTGTATACGATGCCGAAAATCACCGTTTCCCTCATCCATGGCCCTGCGGCAGGCCTTGGATTCAGCTTCGCCTTGGCAAGCGATTACCTGATCGCGACAAAAGAAGCGCGCCTGGCGATGAATTTCATCGGCATCGGCCTCATCCCTGATGGCGGCGGGCATTTCTTCCTGGCGCAGCGGGTCGGCAAGGCGAAAGCGAAACACATCATCTGGGAAGGAAAACCGATGAGCGCGGACGAAGCGCAGCAGCTTGGGCTCGTTGACTTCGTTGTCGAAAACGAGGAGCAGGCCGAACCATTCATCGCTTCCTTGCAGGAAAAACCGCTCCAAGCCATGATCGCCACGAAATTGCTGTATGTCGAACAAACAAAAGAGGAGTTGCTTCGCGTGCTCGAACTTGAAACCGACGCCCAACAGCGCATGCGGCAAACCGAAGACCACCGCGAAGGCGTCCGCGCCTTTTTAGAAAAACGGAAGCCGGTGTTTCGGGGGAGGTAGGAAAATGCAATGATCAACTCCTGCCCAATTACGCTCAAGCGTACTTGGCAGGAGTTGCTTTTAGTTTTAAACGGAAAAAACTGGCTCTTCACCACAACATGTACTTGACAAGCAATACGGTTTCCTGCCCAAAGATGTGCAAAAATCACTGATTTGTTGATTTTCCCTCACAAGCGTAAATAGGGTATGTTCAGAAAAAATCAAGTACAACTTTTGGTGAAGAGCCAACAAAGTGTATATAACAAGCGATTTGCCCATCTTCGCTTGGCAAGAGTGTGATCTTATGGAAAGGGAGGTAGGGGAAGGAACGATAAGTGAGAAATTGGAATTTGATATACATCCATATGAAATCAAGACGTTTCTCATAGGTCTCAAATATATAAGTTGAAACTTTGTTTTACATCCAGTAGAGCGCCCGCTGCATTCTATCAAAATGACTTGTTATGAAGGAAAACAGAATCGAACAATCGGAAAATCTTTATTGCAACTTATATAGTATAACCCGTGGTGCTAGATAAACTCAAACAAGCATAAAAATAGCCCTTGCATGAGGATCCCCTTAAAATGAAAGTGCAACCAACCATTAAAAAGGAGGATCCCTATGCAAGAGCACTTTCATTTTACTACAGATCGGGCCAAGATTCAAAAGCAATATGCCGCCATTTTCGTTTTTGTTTCTGCTCAACTTTCATGCATTCAGGTGCATCTTCATCGTCGAAATCGCCATTTGGTCAAGCAAGAGGACGCTGTCATCATCGCCATTCATCTTTTAGGAAAGCTGCTCGGTTTTACTTCTGAATGGGCGTGGCATCGTTTTGTCACGGGAAATTTGTTCACAAACGGCTCGTTTCTCGAACGTTCCCGGTATAACCGCCGCTGCCGGGCGCTTGGCTTCGCTATCAAATGGATCCGCCATGAGCTGGCAAAACGTGGCCAACATCATGCCTATGCCGTCGTGGACAGCTTGCCGCTCCCATTGTGCCATACGGCAAGAATGCATCGCGTCAAACGGTTTCAAGAGATCGCCGACATCGGGTATTGCGCTTCCAAAAAGCAATGGTACTACGGGTTGAAGCTGCACCTTCAAGTGACCGATCAAGGGCTGCCAATGGGGTATGTGGTGACGGAAGCATCTTGCCACGATCGAATCGCAGCCGAAAGCGTGATGACCCAAATTCCCCACCCGTATAACTTTGGGGACAAAGGATTCATTAGCCGTGACTTGCAAAAAAGGCTGTACGAAGAATACCAAATGGCGCTTTGGACTCCGTCTCGAAAAAACCAGAAACATCGTGCGTCTGAGACATGGGAGCAGTGGATCCAACAAAAACGCAAAGTGATCGAGACGGTGTTCTCGGTTCTGGTTGACCACTATCGCATCACGGGGATCCGAGCCAATTCGATTATCGGATTTGAAGTGGCACTAGACGGTATATTGTTAGCTTATTCCCTGGTTACACTTGGGCTAGTTGAGCGCTAAAGCTCAACTAGCACCACGGGTATTTGTATATTGTTGTTTAAGAAAAATCCCCTTGCTGGTTAGAAATCTTCCTTCTGGCCGGATATAAAGGGGATCTTTTTCTATATTGTATTGAAAGAAAGTGGAAAAACCATTAAAATAACATTAAGAAGGGCAAGCGCTTTACCTAACGAGCTTGACTACAACAGATGGAGAGAATGATGAGCGATGAAAGTAACCATTTACGACGTTGCCAAAAAAGCTGGTGTATCCATTTCAACGGTGTCAAGAGTACTCAACAATACCGGGCGCATTAGTGAAAGAACGAGAAAAAGAGTCCTTCGGGTAATGGAAGAGCTGCATTATCAACCGAGCATGGTCGCCTCGGCGTTGACTGGGAAGCGGACAAGAACGATTGGCCTTGTCATCCCTGACGTAGCAAACCCATTTTTTTCTGAAATCGCTAGGAAAGTGGAAGATCGGGGGAGAGAACAGGGATTTAACGTTCTGATGTGCAATACGGACAACAACCCGGAGACGGAAGAAATGTATCTTTCTTTATTGCGCCAAAAAAGCGTGGATGGCATCATTATCGGAACCACAACGAACAATTATACAATGATCAAAGAGCTGTTGGAAGAGAATTTCCCTTTGGTTTTTATTGCCCAAGACATCCCGGAGCTGGCCATTAACGTGGTGAGAGTTGATGATTTTTTAGGGGGATATCAGGCTGTCTCGCATCTTGTTTCCCTAGGACATCAACAGATCGCGATCATGCTTGGGAATTTAAGTCGCACAAGCGATAAATACAGGCTACAGGCCTATCAGCAGGTGCTTCAAGAGAACGGCTTGAAATGCGAAGAATCTTGGATTGTATATACGGACTATTCGATGGCTGATGGAAAAAGGGCGGCGATGGAGCTGTTGCAGCTGACCCCAAGGCCGACAGCGGTTTTCGCCTGTTTTGATTCTCTTGCCGTTGGCATTTATCAGGCGGCCAAAGAGTTGGGACTCCGCATTCCCGATGATCTGTCGGTGGTTGGATTTGATAATACGATTTTATCGGCCATTATCGACCCGCCGTTGACGACAGTCGCCCAACCTATTGAAGAAATGGGAAGGCAAGCGGTTGACCTGCTAATTGCCCAAATTGAAGAGACCAATCATACGAAACAGCGGATCATTTTGCCGCCTCATCTAGTGGTAAGGAAATCGGCCTGTCATATCGCTAAAGTGAAATCGTAAGGATGTGAGCAGATTGTTTTTATGAAATAATAGATGTTACCGGAGAGAACGTTGAATTTAAGGAGAAGAACAGCTGTAAATAGCTGTTCTTTTGTTTTTTTAATAAAAATTCTATAAATTTAGAAAAAAACACTTGATAAAATGATAGGTTGAGGGTAAAATAAAAAACAAAAGGAAAGCGCTTGCTCAAAAAATGATGGGGATTAGATTGCACTATTTATTCACGGACAGATAACCATTGTTTTCGATGCATTAGAAAGCGCTTCCTTGTTCTACAACGGAAATGAGGAGGAGAAAATCATGACTCGGGTGAAAGTAGGAATTTTGGGAGCCGGAGGGATTGCCAAGGTACATACGTCGATCCTAAAGAAAGATGAGCGGGTTCAAATTATTGGGGTAGCGGATATTGTGGAAGAAAGAGCCGACGCGTTAGCGAAGGAAGCCGGGGAAGCAAAAGCGGTCAAAAGCCTCGAGGAATTATTTGATCTTGGTGTAGATGCTGTTTACGTGACGACGCCAAACACGATGCATGTTGAGCCGGTACTAAAATGTCTGGAAAACAATGTGCATGTGTTCTCAGAAAAACCGATGGCGACTTCTTTGGAGGGGGCAGAGCAGATCAGGCAAGCGGCTGAACGATCAAAGGCGATTTACAACTTGGGAATGAACCGTCGATATGCGTCAGTGTACAAAAGAGTCAAGGAATTGATTGATTCCGGAGAGGTAACCCCCTATTTGGCTCATGTAAAAATGAACCGCGGCGAACTGTTAAATCCTCCTTGGACGGCAAACCCGAAGGTGACGGGAGGCTTCTTGTATGAAACTCCTTTCCATTTGATGGATCTATGCCGTTATTTATTTGGTGAAGTACAAACGGTTTACTGCGAAGCAAAACAAAACATTTCGACAGAGGAATTAGATACATTCGCGATTATGATGACATTTGTCTCGGGGACGATCGTCAATTTTGTGACGTATGCCCATGCCGGATGGAGCTTTCCGTTTGAGAGTTTGGAAGTTTATGGGAAGTATAGCACGGTCGCAACCCAAGAACTCGAAAAAGTCATGTATGCCCCAGGGTTGCAGCAGGCGGCGCACATTCATGATTTCTATCAATTATCCATTGAAGAAAAATGGGGATATAAGGAAGAGGATCGTCTGTTTATTGATGCCATTATCCATGGAACAAAGCCTCCGGTGACAGCTGAAGATGGATTCCGCTCGATTCAATTGCTAGAGGCGATTTATGAAAGCGCTAAAACGGGGAAAATGATCGACTTTCGCCACGCAGCGCCGTCAAAATAAAAGAGGCGGGTGAGAGAATGAAAGAGAAAAAACGAGTCCGGATTGGCATGGTTGGTTATAAATTTATGGGAAAAGCGCATAGCCATGCGTTTCGCGATCTTCCCTTCTACTTCGACACAGATGTTACCCCGGTTCTGCAAGCCATTGCGGGCCGGGACGAGCAAGGGGTCAAAGAAGCGGCGCAAAAAATGGGATGGGCATCGTACGAAACAGACTGGCGCCGCCTGATTGAACGGGATGATATCGATGTCATCGATATTGTTACTCCAAACAATACGCATGCGGAAATTGCAATCGCGGCAGCGAAAGCAGGAAAACATATCATTTGTGAGAAACCGCTTGCTCTCACATTGGAACAATCGCTTGAAATGTTGGAAGCTGTCAAGCGAGCAGGTGTAGTTCATATGATTTGTCACAATTATCGTTTTGCTCCGGCGGTTCAGTTTGCCAAGCAGTTGATCGCACAAGGGCGACTGGGGAAAATTTACCACATTCGTGCTACGTTTTTGCAAGACTGGCTGATGGATCCGAACTTCCCATTAATATGGCGTCTGAAAAAAGAAGTGTCCGGATCAGGCACACACGGGGATCTTGGGGCGCATATCATCGATTTAGCCCGTTTCTTAGTCGGAGAATTCAGCGAAGTCGTCGGCATGATGGAGACGTTTATCAAAAAACGGCCGCTTGGGGATATGGATATCCATTTAAAAGGGCGCGTTGAAGGCACGGCATGGGGAGAAGTGGATGTTGATGATGCCTCCGCCTTCTTGGCGCGTTTTGAAAACGGGGCTTTAGGAGTGTTTGAAGTCAGCCGTTTTAGCAGAGGGAATCGGGCAGGCAACCGTTTTGAAATTAATGGGGAACGCGGCTCGATTCGTTGGGACATGGAAAATATGAATAACCTTCAAGTGTACCTCGAAGACGATGAGCGCGGACTGCAAGGATTCCGGACGATCAACTGCACAGAGGTGGAGCATCCGTATGCCTCGGCTTATTGGCCGGCTGGGCACATTATTGGCTATGAACATACATTTATTAACTTGTTGGTGGAAATGATGAATGGCATTGCCGGCGGGTACAACCCTTCGCCGAACTTCGAAGACGGTGTTCGCAATCAAGCTGTGCTTGAGGCGGTGGAACGGTCAGTGCAAACTGGGGGATGGGTAAGCATTTCTGAAGTGTTGCCGTCCGTGCAGATGCAATAGTGTTGATTAGAGTAGGATCAGCAGGAAAGCGATTACATTAAACAAAGAAAGGTGTGTGGACCATGACCGTTCGTTGTGCAGTTCTCGGTTTAGGGCGCCTGGGACATCATCATGCGAAAAATTTGGCGACTCACCAAGTAAGCGGCGCGAAACTGGTAAGTGTGGTCGATCCTCTTGGAGAAAGAGCAGAGCAGTTTGCACGGGAATATGGGATTGAGCGGTGGACGAAAAACCCTGATGATGTATTCGAGGATCCGACAATCGATGCCGTCGTGATCGTGACTCCAACGAGTACGCATGCAGAGATGATTGCAAAAGCAGCTAGAAACGGCAAAGCGATCTTCGTGGAGAAACCGCTTACCCAAAGTTTAGAGGAAGCTGATGAAATTATTCAAACGATTCAGGAGACAGGCGTCATTTGCCAAGTCGGCTTTATGAGACGGTTCGATCCTGCTTATGCCGAGGCGAAGCGAAGAATCGAAGCGGGGGATATTGGCAAGCCGATCTACTTTAAAGGGATTACAAGAGATGCAGGTTCTCCCCCGGCTGAGTTTATCCAACATAGCGGCCGCGTATTTTTGGATGTTTCGATTCATGACTATGATATTGCCCGTTACTTAATGGGGGCGGAAATTACATCTGTTTCTGCTCATGGAAGGGTGCTCTTGCATCCGTTTATGGAAGAGTTTAAAGACGTAGACCAGGCGATTACGTATGTCCACTTTGACTCTGGCGCAGCCGGGGATATCGAGGCAAGCCGGAACTCGCCATACGGGCACGATATTCGTACAGAAATCATCGGCACAGAAGGTTCGCTGTTTATTGGCACTTTGCGCAACCAAAATGTCACATTGCTGAATGCCAAAGGAAGCACGTACGAAATCATCCCTGATTTCCAAACGCGCTTCAATGATGCATACCGTTTAGAGCTTGTCCACTTTATCGAATGCATTCAAAACCGGCAAACGCCAAAAGTAACCGAAATTGATGGAAAAGTGAACTTAAAAATCGCCATTGCGGCGACTGAATCGTTTGACACCGGAAAAACAGTATGGATCGAAGGGCATGTAGCTGAGCAAACACGTTAATTGACGGCAGCGAGGCTATTCTAGGCTTCGTTTGTCATAAAAAACGTCCATAGGTCGGTTTCGCTCTCCATCGAGAGATGAACATGACAGCTATGGATAAAGAAGTTTGAAAGAAACAAAGGGGACAAGGGGGCAAAAGGAAGATGAAAGGTCGAATGAAGTGGGTGTCGTTAGTCGTATTGCTGTTTAGTTTTTCGTTGCTGTTTGGTTGTAACAAACAACAAGAAACAGCCCAATCGGGAGACAAATCGGGAAAAATCGTCATTGGCGCAGCCCTTCCGGATTTTGATGACAAATGGCTAAGTTACTTGCAAGACGGAATGAAAGAGTATGCCAAAACGCAAAAAGATGTAGAAGTCATTTACGTCGATGCGATGAATGACGCAAACAAGCAATTGTCTCAAGTGGAAAACTTCATTCAGCAAAAAGTCGATGCGATTGTCATTATCCCTGTTGACACTGTTTCGGCTCCGCAGATGGTTGAGAAGGCTAATCAGGCTAACATTCCGATCGTTGTTGTCAACCGTATCTTTGATGGGGTAGACAAAGCGACCGCTTACGTCGGTTCAGAGTCAATCAAATCCGGCATTATGCAAATGGAAGAAGTAGCAAAAATGTTAGGCGGTAAAGGAAACATTGCCATTATGAACGGCCAAATGGGGCATGAAGCGCAGATCAAACGGACCGAAGGAAACAAGCAAGTGATCAAAAAATATCCGGGGATGAAAGTCGTCCTTGAAGGAACGGCCGAGTGGGATCGCGCCAAAGGAATGTCG
Proteins encoded in this region:
- a CDS encoding D-serine ammonia-lyase, with product MMTKNEIQKWVKEFPLLETIMAAEEVFWRNPKYHAFAQAIRTIPLRERDVKEAEERLRRFAPYIAKVFPETRPAHGIIESPLVRIPNMKQRLEKMFQTNIEGELLLKCDSHLPISGSIKARGGIYEVLKHAEDLALVNHMITMGDDYAVMDSEEFRQFFSQYSLVVGSTGNLGLSIGIIGAKLGFRVTVHMSADAKQWKKDLLRSKGVTVIEHLTDYNKVVEEARRQSAEDPTSYFIDDENSIHLFLGYAVAAFRLKKQLEDMNITVDEKHPLFVYLPCGVGGGPGGVTFGLKLVYGDHVHCFFAEPTHSPCMLLGLMTGEHDRVSVQDFGLDNKTEADGLAVGRPSRLVGNMLENVISGVYTVDDATLYRLLAAMVETEEIYLEPSALAGVAGPVRLFRDLAGQTYVEANGLKEKMKNAVHIGWATGGSMVPKDVMEAYYREGVRIETMTGNGFSEGR
- a CDS encoding sugar O-acetyltransferase; the protein is MKTEKEKMVAGHLYNPADPELVKERERARRLVRLYNETLETEYEKRTALLKELFGSTGERLFIEPNFRCDYGYNIHVGENFFMNFDGVILDVCEVRIGDHCFIGPGVHIYTATHPLDPHERNSGLEYGKPVVIGHNVWIGGRAVINPGVTIGDNAVIASGAVVTKDVPANAVVGGNPAKVIKWLK
- a CDS encoding cyclase family protein — its product is MNIKTLIDLTMPITAQTPVYPGDPKPKIEPAATFAQDGYHVSRLVLGSHSGTHVDAPFHFCEHGWRLDDVPLTYFLGRGVVINATGKAEGEAVTMADAAPYIPKLSPGTIVLFHTGWSQYAGTKRYFSHPYVAPEVIEAMLERGVRTFFIDALNIDPPDGSSFRAHELILGANGVIGENFVNFERIDFDDPYIIALPLSLPGCDGSPVRAVAVQWA
- a CDS encoding aldehyde dehydrogenase family protein; this encodes MSIAVQKQKLYINGEWREGKSYTELKSPYSRETIAEIPAASEEEVDEAIAAAYAARQTMAAMPAHERAAILERVVEQLKARQEEAARLIALEAAKPIITAKGEVARTIQTYKFAAEEAKRIHGETLPLDAAPGGEHRIALTVREPIGVIGAITPFNFPMNLVAHKLGPAIASGNTVVLKPASQTPLSAYFIAELFEKAGLPKGALNVVTGSGRTVGDKIVTDPRISMITFTGSPEVGIAIRNKAGLKRVTLELGSNSAVIVDEQVDLDRIIPRCVFGAFTFQGQVCISLQRIYVHENCYDEFVEKFVTAAKQLKTGDPLDPNTDVSALITPNDVDRALSWIEEAKQGGANVVLGGERDGNILLPTVIVDAEPTMKVSCQEVFAPIVLINRVRSIDEAIELVNDSRYGLQAGVYTDNVHTAWKAAKQLHVGGVLINDIPTFRVDHMPYGGVKESGFGREGIRYAIEEMTELKLIIFNEN
- a CDS encoding enoyl-CoA hydratase, with the translated sequence METVVLTFDQNKAILELNRPQALNAMDVQMLHELVDALRKIKESDASVVVIRGKGRGFSAGGDIKTMLAVDDPNQFQTVMNTIREMIILLYTMPKITVSLIHGPAAGLGFSFALASDYLIATKEARLAMNFIGIGLIPDGGGHFFLAQRVGKAKAKHIIWEGKPMSADEAQQLGLVDFVVENEEQAEPFIASLQEKPLQAMIATKLLYVEQTKEELLRVLELETDAQQRMRQTEDHREGVRAFLEKRKPVFRGR
- a CDS encoding IS982 family transposase; translation: MQEHFHFTTDRAKIQKQYAAIFVFVSAQLSCIQVHLHRRNRHLVKQEDAVIIAIHLLGKLLGFTSEWAWHRFVTGNLFTNGSFLERSRYNRRCRALGFAIKWIRHELAKRGQHHAYAVVDSLPLPLCHTARMHRVKRFQEIADIGYCASKKQWYYGLKLHLQVTDQGLPMGYVVTEASCHDRIAAESVMTQIPHPYNFGDKGFISRDLQKRLYEEYQMALWTPSRKNQKHRASETWEQWIQQKRKVIETVFSVLVDHYRITGIRANSIIGFEVALDGILLAYSLVTLGLVER
- a CDS encoding LacI family DNA-binding transcriptional regulator, whose translation is MKVTIYDVAKKAGVSISTVSRVLNNTGRISERTRKRVLRVMEELHYQPSMVASALTGKRTRTIGLVIPDVANPFFSEIARKVEDRGREQGFNVLMCNTDNNPETEEMYLSLLRQKSVDGIIIGTTTNNYTMIKELLEENFPLVFIAQDIPELAINVVRVDDFLGGYQAVSHLVSLGHQQIAIMLGNLSRTSDKYRLQAYQQVLQENGLKCEESWIVYTDYSMADGKRAAMELLQLTPRPTAVFACFDSLAVGIYQAAKELGLRIPDDLSVVGFDNTILSAIIDPPLTTVAQPIEEMGRQAVDLLIAQIEETNHTKQRIILPPHLVVRKSACHIAKVKS
- a CDS encoding Gfo/Idh/MocA family protein produces the protein MTRVKVGILGAGGIAKVHTSILKKDERVQIIGVADIVEERADALAKEAGEAKAVKSLEELFDLGVDAVYVTTPNTMHVEPVLKCLENNVHVFSEKPMATSLEGAEQIRQAAERSKAIYNLGMNRRYASVYKRVKELIDSGEVTPYLAHVKMNRGELLNPPWTANPKVTGGFLYETPFHLMDLCRYLFGEVQTVYCEAKQNISTEELDTFAIMMTFVSGTIVNFVTYAHAGWSFPFESLEVYGKYSTVATQELEKVMYAPGLQQAAHIHDFYQLSIEEKWGYKEEDRLFIDAIIHGTKPPVTAEDGFRSIQLLEAIYESAKTGKMIDFRHAAPSK
- a CDS encoding Gfo/Idh/MocA family protein; the protein is MKEKKRVRIGMVGYKFMGKAHSHAFRDLPFYFDTDVTPVLQAIAGRDEQGVKEAAQKMGWASYETDWRRLIERDDIDVIDIVTPNNTHAEIAIAAAKAGKHIICEKPLALTLEQSLEMLEAVKRAGVVHMICHNYRFAPAVQFAKQLIAQGRLGKIYHIRATFLQDWLMDPNFPLIWRLKKEVSGSGTHGDLGAHIIDLARFLVGEFSEVVGMMETFIKKRPLGDMDIHLKGRVEGTAWGEVDVDDASAFLARFENGALGVFEVSRFSRGNRAGNRFEINGERGSIRWDMENMNNLQVYLEDDERGLQGFRTINCTEVEHPYASAYWPAGHIIGYEHTFINLLVEMMNGIAGGYNPSPNFEDGVRNQAVLEAVERSVQTGGWVSISEVLPSVQMQ